From the genome of Campylobacter concisus, one region includes:
- a CDS encoding GNAT family N-acetyltransferase has protein sequence MILENETIQLRPYILEKDNSILRRQYLEWIQDYNNIEYINSISLLMNDNLDFIESSFSRFTAKNSQGFFICHKSSKKFIGTVKLDKIDFFRQSGEFGIMIGEQNFKRQNIGTFSMELILDYSFRILGLHRVWGGCAANNIGMQKLFKKFNFKEEGKQRESIYINGIYQDGVLYGLLNKEYKEKYNEKM, from the coding sequence ATGATTTTGGAAAATGAAACAATACAGTTAAGACCATACATTTTAGAAAAAGATAACTCGATTCTAAGGAGGCAATATTTAGAGTGGATACAGGATTACAATAATATAGAATATATTAATTCAATATCACTGCTAATGAATGATAATTTGGATTTTATAGAAAGTAGTTTTAGTAGATTTACGGCAAAAAACTCCCAAGGATTTTTTATTTGTCATAAAAGTAGTAAAAAATTTATTGGCACAGTAAAGCTAGATAAAATTGATTTTTTTAGGCAATCTGGTGAATTTGGCATAATGATTGGCGAGCAGAACTTTAAACGTCAAAATATAGGGACATTTTCAATGGAATTAATTTTGGACTATTCTTTTAGAATCCTTGGTCTACATAGGGTATGGGGTGGCTGCGCTGCAAATAATATTGGTATGCAAAAACTTTTTAAGAAATTTAATTTTAAAGAAGAGGGTAAACAAAGAGAGAGCATTTATATTAATGGAATTTATCAAGATGGTGTTTTGTATGGACTTTTAAATAAAGAATACAAGGAGAAATATAATGAAAAGATGTAG
- a CDS encoding flagellin modification protein PseA, translating into MKRCSCCGFPLGSRPGLKDNGATCFACLNISIKNSIDFKERQKWLTEYIAKNKNPNSKYDCIIGVSGGKDSHMIVKRLIQNHGVTNPLLITLLDEFTQTQAGMSNIKNISEYFDLDHILFRYKPKTAKKEMYDCFVNELNPLKKHDERMVGFDGIVTNFAKLYNINLVFYGENSEFEYGNSTELNIFHPMSNDDIKYIYLGAIYPYSIMDSLNEAKEVGFKDLDDFEEWDRQGTIENYTQLDSVGYIAHQWCKFVKFGAQRCADIASRLAREGKISREQAILYINERDHVLDPKAKRDLCKTIGISEEFFNKIVDKHANLDVVEKDINGIYKRKP; encoded by the coding sequence ATGAAAAGATGTAGTTGCTGTGGATTTCCATTGGGTTCGAGACCTGGCTTAAAAGATAATGGAGCTACCTGTTTTGCTTGTTTGAATATTTCAATCAAAAATAGTATAGATTTTAAGGAAAGGCAAAAATGGCTAACTGAATATATAGCTAAAAATAAAAACCCAAATAGTAAATATGATTGTATAATAGGGGTATCTGGTGGCAAAGATTCTCATATGATAGTCAAGAGATTAATTCAAAATCACGGTGTTACAAATCCTTTACTTATTACTTTACTAGATGAATTTACACAAACACAAGCTGGAATGAGTAATATAAAAAACATTTCAGAGTATTTTGATTTAGATCATATATTGTTTAGATATAAACCAAAAACAGCGAAAAAAGAAATGTATGATTGTTTTGTTAATGAACTAAATCCGTTAAAGAAACATGATGAAAGAATGGTTGGATTTGATGGAATTGTCACAAATTTTGCTAAGTTATATAATATAAATTTAGTATTTTATGGAGAAAACAGTGAATTTGAGTATGGTAATAGCACAGAACTTAACATTTTTCATCCTATGAGTAATGATGATATAAAATATATATATTTGGGTGCAATATATCCTTACTCGATTATGGATTCATTGAATGAAGCAAAGGAAGTTGGCTTTAAAGACCTAGATGACTTCGAGGAATGGGATCGACAGGGTACAATTGAAAACTATACCCAATTAGATAGTGTTGGATATATTGCACATCAATGGTGTAAATTTGTAAAATTTGGGGCTCAAAGATGTGCAGATATAGCATCTAGATTGGCAAGGGAGGGTAAAATATCAAGAGAACAGGCAATTTTATATATTAACGAAAGGGACCATGTTTTAGATCCCAAGGCAAAGAGGGACTTATGCAAAACTATTGGAATTAGCGAAGAGTTTTTTAATAAAATTGTTGACAAACACGCTAATTTGGATGTAGTAGAAAAGGACATAAATGGTATTTACAAAAGAAAGCCATAA
- a CDS encoding oxidoreductase, whose translation MLKNKVVVITGGAGLIGKEFIKAILENNGIAIIADINEKIGQEAKEALSKELNSKNIDFVKLDITSKDSLDTCIKYLHDKYKRIDALVNNAYPRNKHYGRHFFDVEYSDFIENLGLNLGGYFAASQQFARYFKEQGYGNIINICSIYGVVAPKFEIYNNTTMTMPVEYAAIKSGLIHLTKYMAKYFKGMNIKVNALSPGGIFDNQPEPFLEKYKDQCLNKGMLNNSDLKGTLVYLLSDMSRYVNGQNIVVDDGFSL comes from the coding sequence TTGCTTAAAAATAAAGTTGTAGTTATAACTGGTGGAGCTGGACTTATTGGTAAAGAATTTATAAAAGCTATTCTTGAAAACAATGGCATAGCTATTATCGCGGATATAAATGAAAAAATAGGACAAGAGGCAAAAGAGGCACTATCTAAAGAGCTAAATTCAAAAAATATAGACTTTGTAAAGCTTGACATCACGTCTAAAGACTCTTTGGATACTTGCATAAAATATTTGCATGATAAGTATAAAAGGATAGATGCACTAGTAAATAATGCATACCCTCGGAATAAGCACTATGGAAGGCACTTTTTTGATGTTGAGTATAGTGACTTTATAGAAAATTTGGGACTAAATTTGGGCGGTTATTTTGCCGCATCTCAGCAGTTTGCAAGATATTTTAAAGAGCAAGGATATGGAAATATCATAAATATATGCTCGATCTATGGCGTGGTTGCTCCAAAATTTGAAATATATAACAACACAACAATGACTATGCCGGTTGAATATGCTGCCATAAAATCAGGACTTATACACCTTACTAAATATATGGCAAAGTATTTTAAAGGGATGAATATAAAGGTAAATGCGCTAAGTCCTGGCGGTATATTTGATAACCAGCCAGAGCCGTTTTTGGAAAAATATAAAGATCAGTGTCTGAACAAGGGCATGTTAAACAATAGTGACTTAAAAGGCACCTTGGTGTATCTGCTGAGCGATATGAGTAGATATGTAAATGGTCAAAATATTGTAGTTGATGATGGGTTTAGTTTATGA
- a CDS encoding FkbM family methyltransferase, with protein sequence MRIFLKEIYKNQDIDFLSVDVERLDLMVLRSNNFEKYKPKIVLIEILGNSFSEIENNKIADHLDQQDHSIFAKAVNTVFLINSSFKKDRFL encoded by the coding sequence TTGAGGATATTCTTAAAAGAAATTTACAAAAACCAGGATATAGATTTTTTATCGGTAGACGTTGAAAGACTGGATCTTATGGTTTTAAGATCAAATAACTTTGAAAAATACAAACCAAAAATAGTTTTGATAGAAATTCTAGGAAATAGTTTTAGTGAAATCGAGAATAATAAAATAGCTGATCATTTAGATCAACAAGACCATTCTATCTTTGCAAAGGCTGTTAACACTGTATTTTTGATAAATAGTAGTTTTAAAAAAGATAGATTTTTGTAA
- the asnB gene encoding asparagine synthase (glutamine-hydrolyzing) gives MCGILGTIPSSNETEFKSALNRLEHRGPDGFGIETIENSITLGHRRLAIVDLSNGAHQPMYDKTKRYCVIFNGEIYNFLEIKKELETKGHTFCSSSDTEVLLYSYIEWGEECVLKFNGMWAFAIWDNQKKELFLSRDRFGKKPLFYASTDGKFIFASEMKAIYPFLKEIRPSQDFHWMKDNIFSYEATEKCLIDGIKRFPFGHNGIYKNGNLKIKRYWNTLDNIVEPPKTYDAQVERFRELFLDACKIRMRADVPIGTALSGGLDSSATISAMAHLSKSHIDYGKNDWQHAFVASFPGTPLDESHFAKMVVDHIGIEATYINIEPLKYWDNLEKYFYMFEDLYITSPIPMMATYGAVKKHETTVTLDGHGADELFSGYGHLVEALWNSKFSIKNSIDILNTYQETLGNGAQFDRNSNFNIYVKFMIKKIAKIIFGKEIRSKDANHKNFKKLDSFSQQLYIIFHETILPTLLRNYDRYSMTNSVEIRMPFMDHRIVSFVTSLPYSSKFGNGYTKKLIRDAMDPYMPKEITWRKSKIGFNSPIVDWMQGDLKEWFLDTVHEKGFMESSLIDNPSDLQSQILSIVNKNTNSYVLAENSWKNLTPYIWEKAIKKFGAGNNATK, from the coding sequence ATGTGTGGAATATTAGGAACGATACCATCTTCAAATGAAACTGAATTTAAAAGTGCCTTAAATAGATTAGAGCATAGAGGTCCCGATGGTTTTGGGATAGAAACAATTGAAAATAGCATTACATTGGGACATAGGAGACTTGCTATTGTGGATTTGTCAAACGGTGCTCATCAGCCAATGTATGATAAAACAAAAAGATATTGTGTAATTTTTAATGGTGAGATATATAATTTTTTGGAAATTAAAAAAGAGCTAGAAACAAAAGGACATACATTTTGTTCATCATCGGATACAGAAGTTTTGCTTTATTCTTATATAGAGTGGGGTGAAGAGTGTGTCTTAAAATTTAATGGAATGTGGGCTTTTGCTATATGGGATAATCAAAAAAAAGAGCTTTTTTTATCCAGAGATAGATTTGGTAAAAAACCACTTTTTTATGCCTCAACTGATGGTAAATTTATATTTGCCTCAGAAATGAAGGCCATCTATCCATTTTTAAAAGAAATAAGACCATCACAAGATTTTCACTGGATGAAAGATAATATTTTTTCATATGAAGCAACTGAAAAATGTTTGATAGATGGAATTAAAAGATTTCCATTTGGACATAATGGAATTTATAAAAATGGGAATTTAAAAATAAAAAGATACTGGAATACGCTTGATAATATTGTGGAGCCGCCAAAAACATATGATGCTCAAGTAGAGCGATTTAGGGAATTATTTTTAGACGCTTGTAAGATTAGGATGAGAGCAGATGTACCTATAGGAACAGCCCTTAGTGGAGGGCTTGATAGCAGTGCAACTATTTCAGCCATGGCTCATCTATCAAAATCTCATATTGATTATGGCAAGAATGACTGGCAACATGCTTTTGTTGCATCTTTTCCAGGTACTCCACTTGATGAATCGCATTTTGCAAAAATGGTTGTTGATCATATAGGAATTGAAGCTACTTATATAAACATTGAGCCTCTTAAGTATTGGGATAATCTAGAAAAATATTTTTATATGTTTGAGGATTTATATATAACTAGCCCGATACCAATGATGGCTACATATGGAGCTGTAAAAAAACATGAAACGACAGTGACATTAGATGGGCATGGGGCAGATGAGCTTTTTAGTGGCTATGGGCATTTAGTTGAAGCCTTATGGAATAGTAAATTTTCGATAAAAAATAGTATTGACATACTTAATACCTATCAAGAGACATTGGGTAATGGGGCACAGTTTGATAGGAATAGTAATTTTAATATATATGTTAAATTTATGATAAAGAAAATAGCAAAAATAATTTTTGGAAAAGAAATTAGGTCAAAAGATGCCAACCATAAAAATTTTAAAAAACTTGATAGCTTTTCTCAGCAACTATATATAATTTTTCATGAAACAATATTGCCAACCTTGCTTAGGAATTATGATAGGTATTCTATGACAAATAGCGTAGAGATAAGGATGCCTTTTATGGATCATAGGATCGTCTCTTTTGTAACCTCTTTGCCGTATTCTAGTAAATTTGGAAATGGCTATACAAAAAAGCTCATAAGAGATGCCATGGATCCTTATATGCCAAAAGAGATAACATGGAGAAAGTCTAAGATTGGATTTAACTCTCCAATAGTTGATTGGATGCAGGGTGATTTAAAGGAATGGTTTTTGGATACGGTTCACGAAAAAGGCTTTATGGAATCTAGCTTGATAGACAATCCATCTGATCTTCAAAGTCAAATTTTGAGTATCGTAAATAAAAATACAAATAGCTATGTGTTGGCTGAAAATTCTTGGAAGAATTTAACGCCATATATTTGGGAAAAAGCAATTAAAAAATTTGGAGCCGGCAATAATGCAACAAAGTGA